One uncultured Tolumonas sp. DNA segment encodes these proteins:
- a CDS encoding EAL domain-containing protein, whose translation MVAQNPCVVMIIADESQQQWLYALLSHYYRVLTTLPADGDIQHADLYLFDEPSLNDHQAWLSAWRKPLQPDSPSVLLLSDNQQALLAAEFEHLVDEVLPAEIEAEQLREHINQWLHLRESVLVWQRASNSRQTLNQPLVHPASGLNCPLPQSYPENRSSHTQLSPELESTLMTLLFETSSQGMFVCDMEGRLLTVNPAFATIVGYQREELLGAKPDFLIPLRGHDEYFREFRRRVYKQNGWDGELSARRKDGDIFPLWLTLRFQPSQSEMIEGVKEGYYIGIITDLSVSRMLEDSVLQLSRTDSLSELNRVLLEDRISLAIRQAESQQQVVAVLYINLRRFRMVNDRFGYAIGDWVLMAQLQRLRNLVGNKGLVCRLFANNYVVVMSGLDDLAPVQVLAEQIVEQLAQPLFYDNKEIMSQPVVGISDYPSHGQTAVELIHNADSAMDWCRRDGACNVQLFTEDLHSNLQQRLDLEKELKQALQNNEFFLEYQPQLNLQTGDIKSVEALIRWNSPRGVLQPKNFIPFAEESDLIIPISNWVIREACKQGAAWVQQGLQLTIAVNLSASHFQNEKLVDQISHAIQDSGFPVRLLELEVTESCIMQEVGNSITTLNALKKLGVSVSVDDFGTGYSSLSYLKLFPLDKLKIDQSFVCDLSSSNSDAVIVRAIIALGHAMGLTIIAEGVETQEQYALLRSWHCDEVQGFLFAKPCGSKDLPAAIKQIHLQSQDFSLTRAKENGHVLLLVDDEPSILNALRRTLRSAEYKIVIANGAEEALDALAHYDVGVIITDNRMPGVSGIELLHQVKQRYPQVTRIMLSGYSDFSSLSSAINAGEIFRFLSKPWEDDQLKAAVNEGFMKFDDQNLLNQIPR comes from the coding sequence ATGGTGGCACAAAATCCATGCGTGGTGATGATCATAGCAGATGAATCGCAGCAGCAGTGGTTATACGCGTTACTGAGCCATTATTACCGCGTGCTTACTACCTTACCGGCAGATGGTGATATTCAACATGCCGATCTCTATTTGTTTGATGAACCATCACTTAATGACCATCAGGCTTGGTTAAGTGCTTGGCGAAAACCGCTACAGCCTGATTCTCCTTCTGTTTTATTGTTGAGCGACAATCAGCAGGCACTGCTGGCCGCTGAATTTGAACACTTGGTAGATGAAGTGTTGCCCGCTGAAATTGAGGCGGAGCAGCTAAGAGAGCATATCAATCAATGGCTGCACTTGCGTGAAAGTGTGCTGGTTTGGCAACGCGCGTCGAATAGCCGTCAGACACTCAATCAACCTTTGGTTCATCCGGCTTCAGGGCTGAATTGCCCGCTGCCACAATCCTACCCAGAGAATAGATCGTCACACACACAATTATCGCCTGAGTTGGAATCAACATTAATGACCTTGTTGTTTGAAACTTCCTCACAAGGCATGTTTGTCTGCGATATGGAAGGGCGCTTACTTACGGTTAATCCTGCATTTGCGACGATTGTGGGTTATCAACGTGAAGAATTATTGGGCGCGAAACCCGATTTTTTGATCCCACTGCGTGGGCACGATGAATACTTCCGGGAGTTTCGTCGGCGCGTCTATAAACAAAATGGCTGGGATGGTGAATTATCTGCCCGGCGTAAAGACGGTGATATTTTCCCTTTATGGTTAACCTTGCGTTTCCAGCCTAGTCAGTCAGAAATGATCGAAGGTGTAAAAGAGGGATATTACATCGGCATCATCACCGATTTGAGTGTCAGCCGCATGCTGGAAGACAGTGTTTTACAGTTATCCCGCACCGATTCGTTGTCTGAACTCAATCGGGTGTTGCTGGAAGATCGCATATCGTTGGCTATTCGTCAGGCTGAGAGTCAGCAGCAAGTTGTGGCTGTGTTGTATATCAATCTGCGCCGTTTCCGCATGGTGAATGATCGTTTTGGTTATGCCATTGGCGACTGGGTGCTCATGGCACAACTACAGCGTTTACGTAATCTGGTCGGAAACAAAGGATTAGTCTGCCGTTTGTTTGCCAACAACTATGTGGTTGTTATGTCCGGCTTGGATGATTTAGCCCCGGTTCAGGTATTAGCTGAACAAATCGTCGAACAATTGGCGCAGCCGCTGTTTTATGACAACAAAGAAATTATGAGCCAACCTGTTGTGGGCATTAGCGATTATCCATCGCATGGGCAAACAGCCGTTGAATTGATCCATAACGCAGACAGTGCCATGGATTGGTGCCGCCGTGACGGTGCCTGTAATGTGCAATTATTCACCGAAGATTTACATTCCAACTTACAACAACGTCTTGATTTAGAAAAGGAACTCAAACAAGCCTTACAGAACAATGAATTTTTTCTGGAATATCAGCCACAGCTCAATCTGCAAACCGGCGACATAAAGAGTGTTGAAGCCTTGATCCGTTGGAATTCGCCACGCGGGGTGCTACAGCCTAAGAATTTTATCCCCTTTGCGGAAGAGAGTGATTTGATTATTCCTATCAGCAATTGGGTGATTCGTGAGGCCTGCAAGCAAGGTGCTGCGTGGGTGCAACAAGGGCTGCAACTCACTATCGCCGTGAATCTTTCAGCATCACATTTCCAAAATGAAAAATTGGTCGATCAGATCAGTCATGCCATACAAGACAGTGGTTTCCCGGTTCGCTTGTTAGAGTTGGAAGTGACAGAAAGCTGCATTATGCAAGAGGTCGGCAATAGCATTACGACACTGAATGCACTGAAAAAACTGGGTGTATCGGTGTCAGTCGATGATTTTGGAACGGGCTATTCCAGCTTAAGTTATCTCAAACTATTTCCTCTTGATAAGCTCAAAATTGATCAATCGTTTGTTTGCGATTTATCCAGCAGTAACAGTGATGCCGTGATTGTCCGCGCCATTATCGCACTGGGTCATGCCATGGGCTTAACCATTATTGCGGAAGGTGTTGAAACACAGGAACAATATGCATTGCTGCGTTCCTGGCACTGCGATGAAGTTCAGGGCTTTTTATTCGCCAAACCCTGTGGGTCCAAAGACCTGCCGGCTGCCATAAAACAGATCCATCTTCAGTCACAAGATTTTTCACTGACGCGGGCGAAAGAAAACGGCCATGTCTTGTTACTGGTGGATGATGAGCCCTCAATTTTGAATGCATTACGCAGAACGTTGCGCAGTGCTGAATACAAAATTGTGATTGCGAATGGTGCAGAAGAGGCGCTTGATGCTCTGGCTCATTACGATGTGGGTGTGATCATTACTGACAATCGTATGCCAGGCGTCAGCGGTATAGAATTATTGCATCAGGTCAAACAACGTTATCCGCAGGTTACCCGGATCATGCTAAGTGGTTATTCTGATTTCTCATCGCTCTCTTCAGCGATCAATGCGGGCGAAATATTCCGTTTCCTCAGTAAACCTTGGGAGGACGATCAACTCAAAGCCGCAGTGAATGAAGGATTCATGAAATTTGATGATCAGAATTTACTGAATCAGATACCACGTTAA
- a CDS encoding response regulator, which produces MEKVLLVDDEPLILKALVRLLQRTPCLCDGRLFKLELVTFSEPSKALEYAQNHQVSLVISDYRMPGMDGVELLSTIKTLQPDAARLIISGYADLNALINAINRAHIYRFVAKPWNDYELVATIGQALRHRQLILENQRLADLERVARGQLSDSELAVRELEREAPGITKVNWAADGSVMLDDEE; this is translated from the coding sequence ATGGAAAAAGTTCTGTTGGTAGATGATGAACCATTGATCCTGAAAGCATTAGTCCGGTTATTGCAACGAACTCCCTGTCTTTGTGATGGACGCCTGTTTAAACTAGAACTAGTGACATTTTCTGAACCATCAAAAGCACTGGAATATGCGCAGAATCACCAAGTTTCTTTGGTTATTTCGGATTACCGAATGCCAGGTATGGATGGGGTTGAGCTGTTGTCGACAATTAAAACGCTGCAGCCGGATGCCGCGCGCCTGATTATTTCCGGTTATGCAGATCTGAATGCATTGATCAACGCCATTAATCGGGCGCATATTTACCGCTTTGTTGCCAAACCTTGGAACGACTATGAATTAGTTGCAACCATCGGGCAGGCGTTACGTCACCGGCAATTGATCCTTGAAAATCAGCGTTTGGCTGACTTAGAACGCGTTGCGCGTGGGCAATTATCTGATAGTGAATTGGCAGTAAGGGAATTAGAGCGGGAAGCGCCTGGTATTACGAAGGTAAATTGGGCGGCAGATGGTTCTGTTATGCTGGACGATGAGGAATAA
- a CDS encoding ABC transporter permease, giving the protein MNAHVSNIWRLGIKELRSLWADRVLLLLIVWAFTGGIYSAAKGVSQELNHAPVAIVDQDHSPLSARLSDALTPPFFNLPEQITLPTMDAALDQGQYSFAIVIPTDFQRDLKAGRRPTIQINIDATVMSQSFIGANYIQQIFAAELNEYLTGKRDSATLPIQLVTRVRFNPNLTGYWFGGVMEVINNINMLTIILVGAAFIREREHGTLEHLLVMPLTPFEIMMAKIWANSLAVLLGTIVALTLVIQGVLEVPIAGSLPLFLFSSVLYLFSAASIGIFLGTLARSMPQLGLLIILTIVPLEMLSGGITPRESMPPLVQHIMLAAPSTYFVRVAQAILYRGAGMTIIWPDLLAMIGLGVVFFLVALTRFRRAVTQTQL; this is encoded by the coding sequence ATGAATGCACATGTGAGTAACATCTGGCGATTGGGCATTAAAGAATTACGCAGTCTGTGGGCCGATCGCGTGCTATTACTGTTGATCGTCTGGGCCTTTACCGGTGGGATCTACAGCGCCGCCAAAGGAGTATCACAGGAGCTGAATCATGCGCCAGTCGCGATTGTCGACCAAGATCACTCGCCACTATCAGCACGTTTAAGTGACGCGCTGACGCCGCCATTTTTTAATCTGCCGGAACAAATCACATTACCAACAATGGATGCTGCGCTGGATCAGGGGCAATACTCTTTTGCCATTGTGATCCCCACTGATTTCCAGCGAGATCTGAAAGCAGGCCGTCGCCCCACTATCCAAATCAATATTGATGCCACAGTCATGAGTCAATCATTTATTGGCGCCAATTACATCCAGCAAATTTTTGCGGCGGAACTGAATGAATATCTGACCGGGAAACGCGACAGCGCGACATTACCCATCCAACTGGTGACCCGGGTTCGTTTTAACCCGAATCTGACCGGTTACTGGTTCGGCGGTGTGATGGAGGTGATCAACAACATCAATATGCTGACCATTATTCTGGTGGGGGCAGCGTTTATCCGCGAGCGGGAACATGGCACGCTGGAACATCTGTTGGTCATGCCACTAACGCCGTTTGAAATCATGATGGCCAAAATATGGGCCAACAGTTTAGCCGTGCTCTTGGGCACCATCGTCGCATTAACCTTGGTGATACAGGGTGTGCTGGAGGTTCCTATCGCGGGCTCCTTACCTCTGTTCCTGTTTAGCAGCGTGCTTTATCTATTTTCCGCGGCTTCCATCGGTATTTTTCTCGGCACACTGGCCCGCTCGATGCCACAGCTCGGTTTGCTGATCATTTTAACTATCGTACCGCTAGAAATGCTCTCCGGTGGGATCACGCCACGTGAAAGCATGCCGCCATTGGTGCAACACATCATGCTGGCAGCGCCCTCTACTTACTTTGTCCGTGTCGCGCAGGCTATTTTGTACCGTGGTGCAGGGATGACGATCATCTGGCCAGATCTGTTGGCGATGATCGGACTTGGCGTTGTGTTTTTTTTGGTTGCGCTGACCCGCTTTCGCCGGGCTGTCACGCAAACCCAACTTTGA
- the rbbA gene encoding ribosome-associated ATPase/putative transporter RbbA, protein MTAQKVATLSAVSLIYGSVKALDQINLSLPAGGMVGLIGPDGVGKSSLLALLAGARKIQQGQIEVLNTNIGDRHLRDTLLPRIAYMPQGLGRNLYPTLSVTENVDFFARLFGQHRRERLARIKELLDATGLAPFHDRPAAKLSGGMKQKLGLCCALIHDPDLLILDEPTTGVDPLSRRQFWELIQRIRVRHPNMTVLVATAYMEEAEHFDWLVAMDAGKVIGTGTAAELKTSTHSQNLEEAFIRLLPIARQQGHHQLVIPPRETGDQSWAIEAEGLTQRFGEFTAVDNVSFSIGRGEIFGFLGSNGCGKTTTMKMLTGLLPPTEGNARLFGAPVDNKNIATRQQVGYMSQAFSLYGELTVLQNLTLHAQLFHLPEDKISARVTTLLTRFGLEPYLDDPADALPLGIRQRLSLAVAVVHEPKLLILDEPTSGVDPIARDQFWELLAELSRQQGVTIFISTHFMNEAERCDRISLMHAGRVLASDTPAALKQSKNTDTLESAFITYLEEASAADNSETAAQPDDQPTPVTTPHNSRYHALSLRRLLAYAYREALELKRDTIRLSFALLGSVLLMFVLGNGISMDVENLRFAVLDRDQTPESRAYIQNMAGSRYFQQQAPLHSEQELEQRMRSGELTVALEIPPQFGHHLRVNRQPEIAVWIDGALPYRGETALGYVQGLHQQYLLDLITETTGTTPQLLPTDLALRYRYNQDFRSIYAMVPAVFSLLLVFIPAILMALGVVREKELGSITNLYVTPVTRLEFLLGKQLPYIVVSMVSYCCLLLQAVWLFEVPVKGSLFTLTLGALLYVTTTTGVGLVISTFTRTQIAALFGTAILTMLPTVQFSGLTTPVGSLTGMAYGIGQCFPATYFLIISRGVFTKALGFYDLLGPLLALAAFIPVLTLLSLALLPKQER, encoded by the coding sequence ATGACTGCGCAAAAGGTTGCCACTCTTTCAGCCGTCAGCCTGATTTATGGCTCGGTGAAAGCGCTGGATCAAATAAACCTGAGTTTACCGGCTGGCGGCATGGTCGGGTTGATCGGGCCCGACGGTGTGGGGAAATCATCACTGCTGGCTTTGCTTGCTGGGGCTCGGAAGATCCAGCAGGGCCAGATTGAGGTGCTAAATACCAATATTGGCGATCGCCATTTACGCGACACACTGCTGCCCCGTATTGCCTATATGCCACAAGGCTTAGGACGCAACCTCTACCCTACTTTGTCAGTCACTGAAAACGTCGATTTTTTTGCCCGCCTGTTTGGGCAACACCGCCGTGAACGTCTTGCCCGAATCAAAGAATTACTCGACGCCACCGGCTTAGCACCGTTTCATGATCGTCCGGCAGCAAAACTCTCCGGCGGCATGAAACAAAAACTCGGCCTGTGCTGTGCGCTGATCCACGACCCGGATCTATTGATTTTGGATGAACCCACGACGGGAGTTGATCCGCTATCCCGCCGTCAATTTTGGGAGTTGATCCAACGCATTCGGGTTCGCCATCCTAATATGACTGTATTGGTGGCAACCGCGTATATGGAAGAAGCGGAACACTTTGACTGGCTGGTCGCCATGGACGCCGGCAAAGTTATTGGCACTGGAACTGCCGCTGAATTAAAAACCAGCACGCACAGTCAGAATTTGGAGGAAGCATTTATCCGCTTGCTGCCAATAGCGCGGCAACAAGGCCACCATCAATTAGTGATCCCGCCAAGAGAAACAGGTGATCAGTCGTGGGCCATAGAGGCGGAAGGTTTAACCCAGCGCTTTGGCGAATTTACCGCCGTAGATAATGTCAGTTTCTCGATTGGTCGTGGCGAGATCTTTGGTTTTCTCGGTTCCAATGGCTGCGGAAAAACCACCACCATGAAGATGCTAACCGGATTATTGCCGCCCACTGAAGGTAATGCCCGTCTGTTTGGTGCGCCAGTGGATAATAAAAATATCGCCACCCGCCAGCAGGTTGGTTATATGTCACAGGCTTTTTCGCTGTATGGCGAACTGACGGTGTTACAGAATCTGACATTGCATGCCCAGTTGTTCCATCTGCCGGAAGACAAAATCAGCGCACGGGTAACGACACTGCTGACCCGTTTCGGGCTCGAGCCTTATCTGGATGATCCCGCGGATGCTTTACCATTGGGTATCCGGCAACGTCTCTCTTTAGCAGTAGCGGTGGTACATGAGCCAAAATTATTAATATTGGATGAACCCACCTCCGGCGTTGACCCGATAGCGCGGGATCAGTTCTGGGAACTACTGGCTGAGCTGTCGCGGCAGCAAGGTGTGACGATTTTTATCTCCACCCATTTTATGAATGAAGCAGAACGTTGCGACCGCATCTCACTGATGCATGCTGGTCGGGTTCTCGCCAGTGATACGCCGGCGGCGTTAAAACAGAGCAAAAACACCGATACATTGGAATCGGCATTTATTACTTATCTGGAAGAAGCTTCGGCGGCTGACAATTCAGAGACAGCCGCACAACCTGATGATCAGCCGACCCCAGTCACGACACCACATAACTCGCGCTACCATGCGTTAAGCCTGCGTCGATTGCTGGCGTATGCCTATCGGGAGGCGCTGGAATTAAAACGCGATACCATCCGGCTGTCGTTTGCACTGTTAGGTTCGGTGTTACTGATGTTTGTGCTGGGTAATGGTATTTCGATGGATGTCGAAAACCTGCGCTTTGCGGTGCTGGATCGTGATCAAACACCGGAATCACGTGCTTATATACAAAACATGGCCGGTTCCCGTTATTTCCAGCAGCAAGCTCCGCTTCACAGTGAACAGGAATTGGAACAACGAATGCGCAGCGGTGAACTCACCGTGGCGCTGGAGATCCCACCGCAGTTTGGTCATCACTTGCGCGTAAACCGACAACCGGAAATTGCCGTCTGGATCGATGGCGCTTTACCCTATCGGGGCGAAACAGCGCTCGGTTATGTGCAAGGTTTGCATCAGCAATATCTGCTCGATCTGATCACTGAAACGACCGGGACTACGCCGCAGTTGCTACCCACCGATCTGGCATTACGCTACCGCTATAATCAGGATTTCCGCAGCATCTATGCCATGGTTCCGGCGGTATTCTCATTATTGCTGGTCTTTATTCCTGCCATTTTGATGGCACTGGGAGTAGTTCGGGAAAAAGAACTTGGTTCGATCACCAATCTGTATGTCACGCCGGTTACCCGCCTTGAGTTTTTACTCGGTAAACAACTGCCCTATATTGTCGTGTCGATGGTGAGTTATTGCTGTCTGTTATTGCAGGCCGTCTGGCTATTTGAAGTGCCAGTAAAAGGCAGCCTGTTTACCTTAACATTGGGCGCGTTGTTATATGTGACCACCACCACTGGTGTTGGGTTAGTCATCTCCACCTTCACCCGCACGCAGATCGCTGCATTGTTTGGTACGGCAATCTTGACCATGTTACCAACGGTACAGTTTTCCGGCCTTACCACCCCCGTGGGTTCATTAACCGGTATGGCATATGGCATCGGCCAATGTTTTCCAGCAACCTATTTTTTGATCATCAGCCGCGGCGTATTTACCAAAGCGCTCGGTTTTTACGATCTGCTAGGCCCACTACTGGCACTGGCCGCATTTATTCCTGTGCTGACACTGCTCTCTCTCGCCTTGTTACCCAAGCAGGAAAGGTAG
- a CDS encoding HlyD family efflux transporter periplasmic adaptor subunit translates to MSSPSFFRRNLPWIFLCLLGASTASGYWYYHRSEKLPAGLVYGNGRLEATEIDIATKLAGRLDSVTVHEGDDVQRGQLVATLTLEELQAQLRGAQAQAQQARENAKAVRASVASAESQQHLAQLTHNRMAKLISKNFVSKDQLDQTQSALQVAQAALNVVRNQIQEADAAVAAADANVDALSSTLQDTRLTAPIAGRILYRLAEPGEVLAAGGKVVTLLDLNDVTMSVYLPAADAGKITLGSTAKIMLDALPDPVPAKVVFVSPRAQFTPKEVETRNEREKLMFRIKVKVEPSWLATHATQAKPGMPGVVYLQTDANAKWPAVFPVR, encoded by the coding sequence ATGAGTTCTCCTTCATTTTTTCGCCGCAATCTTCCCTGGATATTTTTGTGTCTGCTGGGCGCCAGCACTGCGTCAGGTTACTGGTATTACCACCGTTCAGAAAAATTACCCGCTGGTCTGGTTTATGGGAATGGTCGGTTAGAAGCGACCGAAATTGATATTGCCACCAAACTGGCCGGACGCTTAGATTCCGTCACCGTACACGAAGGTGATGATGTACAGCGTGGGCAATTAGTTGCCACATTAACATTGGAAGAGCTGCAAGCTCAGTTGCGGGGCGCACAGGCACAAGCGCAGCAGGCTCGGGAAAATGCCAAAGCAGTGCGCGCCAGTGTTGCCAGCGCCGAAAGTCAGCAGCATTTAGCTCAACTGACGCACAATCGTATGGCCAAACTGATAAGTAAAAACTTTGTCAGTAAAGATCAATTGGATCAAACCCAGAGTGCTTTGCAAGTGGCTCAGGCCGCTTTGAATGTCGTACGAAACCAGATACAGGAAGCCGATGCGGCGGTTGCCGCTGCCGATGCCAATGTTGATGCGCTCAGCAGCACATTGCAGGACACCCGCTTAACTGCCCCCATTGCTGGCAGGATCCTCTACCGGCTGGCAGAACCAGGAGAAGTGCTGGCGGCAGGCGGTAAGGTAGTCACCTTGCTCGATTTGAATGATGTCACCATGTCGGTTTACCTGCCCGCAGCAGACGCAGGGAAAATCACCTTGGGTTCAACCGCCAAAATTATGCTCGATGCACTGCCAGACCCGGTTCCAGCCAAAGTCGTATTTGTATCCCCTCGCGCACAATTTACGCCCAAAGAAGTAGAAACCCGTAACGAGCGTGAAAAGTTGATGTTTCGTATCAAAGTCAAAGTCGAACCCTCCTGGCTGGCAACACATGCCACACAGGCCAAACCAGGTATGCCCGGTGTTGTTTATTTACAGACTGATGCCAACGCCAAATGGCCAGCCGTATTTCCTGTGAGGTAA
- a CDS encoding ATP-binding protein: protein MALVWSDEYVTGIAEIDQQHKAIFREMGSLAMSLLQGKNYTDVQRELKQLALILREHINYEELMMFQEGCLPEVIWGHSEDHQLFLQHLHTASNELMSHDEIRAFLRYAVFWLRYHILTIDKPVCAQFLAMRKGMSSEEAYSQSAAVVIEAVPLILGGLHQTYSELYDSQLRVVHQNSHLLEVQQKLKQTNQELEERVTIRTNELTEANRKLQDEYEKLQLLNQKLESAQGQLLQSDKMAAIGQLAAGVAHEINNPVGFVNANLGTLKSYVDSLLLLISTFEQVSDELPAGVQQRLHEVKENIELDYVRQDIIELLAESADGLDRVKQIVQDLKDFARAGESVWQDSDLHRGLDSTLNVVWNELKYKAKVHKEYGDIPLVRCVPAQINQVFMNMMVNAAHAIEGMGEITLKTGRAGEEVWISITDTGKGMSEAVRKRIFEPFFTTKAVGQGTGLGLSLAYSIIQKHKGRIDVVSTEGIGTTFTIYLPIAGKGEPSAGSE from the coding sequence ATGGCGTTGGTATGGAGTGATGAGTACGTCACCGGTATTGCTGAGATAGACCAACAGCATAAAGCTATTTTCCGTGAAATGGGCTCATTGGCGATGAGTTTGCTGCAGGGAAAAAACTATACCGACGTGCAACGTGAACTTAAGCAATTAGCTCTCATCCTGCGCGAACATATCAACTATGAAGAACTGATGATGTTTCAGGAAGGTTGCCTGCCAGAAGTAATTTGGGGCCATTCTGAAGATCACCAACTCTTTTTACAGCACTTGCATACGGCCAGTAATGAGCTGATGAGCCATGATGAAATTCGGGCTTTTTTACGTTATGCCGTTTTTTGGCTGCGTTATCACATCCTGACTATTGATAAACCAGTGTGTGCTCAGTTTCTGGCTATGCGTAAAGGTATGAGCTCGGAAGAAGCTTACAGCCAGTCGGCTGCGGTAGTAATCGAAGCCGTTCCTTTGATATTGGGTGGTTTGCATCAAACGTACTCCGAGCTTTACGATTCACAGCTGCGCGTTGTGCATCAAAATAGTCATCTTTTGGAAGTACAACAAAAACTAAAACAAACCAATCAAGAATTGGAAGAGCGTGTCACGATCCGGACGAATGAACTGACCGAGGCCAATCGTAAGTTGCAAGATGAATATGAAAAACTGCAACTACTGAATCAGAAATTAGAAAGTGCTCAGGGGCAATTATTACAATCGGATAAGATGGCCGCGATTGGTCAATTAGCGGCTGGTGTGGCACATGAAATCAATAATCCGGTGGGTTTTGTTAATGCCAATCTGGGGACGCTAAAAAGCTATGTTGATTCTTTACTGTTACTGATCAGTACCTTTGAGCAGGTATCTGATGAGTTACCGGCTGGCGTACAACAGCGCTTGCATGAAGTAAAAGAGAATATCGAACTGGACTATGTCCGGCAGGATATTATTGAACTGTTAGCTGAATCTGCCGATGGGTTAGATCGCGTGAAACAGATCGTACAAGATCTGAAAGATTTTGCCCGCGCTGGTGAATCCGTGTGGCAGGACTCTGACTTGCACCGTGGTTTAGACAGTACGCTCAATGTGGTTTGGAATGAGTTGAAATATAAAGCAAAAGTGCATAAAGAATACGGCGACATTCCATTGGTGCGCTGTGTTCCGGCGCAGATCAATCAAGTCTTCATGAATATGATGGTCAATGCCGCCCATGCAATTGAGGGTATGGGTGAAATTACGCTAAAAACCGGTCGGGCAGGTGAAGAGGTCTGGATCTCAATTACAGATACCGGTAAAGGTATGTCAGAGGCAGTGCGCAAACGTATCTTTGAACCCTTTTTTACCACGAAAGCGGTTGGGCAAGGTACTGGCTTAGGCCTTTCTTTAGCCTACAGCATCATTCAAAAACATAAAGGGCGTATTGATGTTGTGAGCACCGAAGGCATCGGCACCACATTTACTATCTATTTACCTATCGCAGGTAAAGGCGAACCATCTGCGGGCAGCGAGTAA
- a CDS encoding HD domain-containing phosphohydrolase, whose amino-acid sequence MPTPFTILLVDDEINILRSLHRLLRPEGYRILTAESGAAALSLMSSEPVDLVISDMRMPEMDGAVFLAKVRQEWPDTIRLLLTGHADMAQTVAAINQGEIYRFIAKPWNDQELQIIVRQALEQLYLRRENQRLLKLTAEQNEALKEANNTLEHKVAERTAELSQLISFLELTQEELKTSFRTSVQVFSSIIEMRFADWTGHSQRVVSLAERLAKYADLKPEEIEAVRNAAMLHDIGKVALPDSLLNKSFANHNRQERAEFMEHPAIGQMVLLPIPELNLAGIYIRGQHENVDGSGFPDHLKLNEIPIGARILAIVVDYDELQLGLFMAREFTAEHALLYIKENRDIRYDSTLVQLFIQSLEAEHHKYKEVTLTSSQLKPGMVLTRDLYSAGHFLLLAKGRKLDPSIIKHICRFEQTDGKAVTVYIRQDIN is encoded by the coding sequence ATGCCGACACCGTTTACCATCCTGCTGGTGGATGATGAAATTAATATATTACGCTCTTTGCATCGTCTATTGCGGCCGGAAGGATACCGGATATTAACCGCTGAAAGTGGCGCGGCCGCATTGAGCCTGATGAGCAGCGAACCGGTTGATTTGGTTATTTCTGACATGCGTATGCCTGAAATGGATGGCGCAGTATTTTTGGCAAAAGTACGACAGGAATGGCCGGATACCATACGTTTATTGCTGACCGGACATGCGGATATGGCGCAGACGGTGGCAGCGATCAATCAAGGTGAAATATATCGTTTTATTGCTAAACCATGGAACGATCAGGAGTTACAAATTATCGTTCGGCAAGCCTTGGAACAACTGTATTTACGCCGTGAAAACCAACGCTTATTAAAACTGACAGCAGAGCAAAATGAAGCGTTAAAAGAAGCCAATAACACGCTTGAACATAAAGTTGCAGAGCGCACGGCAGAACTGAGCCAATTGATCTCTTTTCTGGAACTCACACAAGAAGAGTTGAAAACCTCGTTCAGAACTTCTGTGCAGGTGTTTTCCAGCATCATTGAAATGCGTTTTGCCGACTGGACTGGTCACAGCCAGCGGGTCGTATCGTTGGCTGAACGACTCGCAAAGTATGCAGATTTAAAACCTGAAGAAATAGAGGCGGTGAGGAATGCTGCTATGCTGCATGACATCGGTAAGGTTGCGTTGCCTGATAGTTTGCTTAACAAATCCTTTGCAAACCATAATCGCCAGGAACGGGCGGAATTTATGGAGCACCCCGCGATAGGGCAGATGGTGTTATTACCTATTCCAGAATTGAATCTTGCTGGTATTTATATCCGCGGGCAGCATGAAAATGTGGATGGCAGCGGTTTTCCTGATCATTTGAAGCTCAATGAAATTCCAATCGGTGCCAGAATATTAGCCATCGTAGTTGACTATGATGAGCTTCAGCTGGGTCTTTTTATGGCTAGAGAGTTTACAGCTGAACATGCGTTGTTATATATCAAAGAGAATAGAGACATACGATATGATTCGACTCTGGTTCAATTGTTTATTCAATCCTTAGAGGCAGAACACCACAAATATAAAGAAGTTACGTTGACAAGTAGTCAGTTAAAACCAGGAATGGTTTTAACTCGCGATCTTTATAGCGCAGGACATTTTTTATTATTAGCTAAGGGAAGAAAACTAGATCCTTCCATCATCAAACATATTTGCCGTTTTGAACAAACGGATGGTAAAGCCGTTACTGTTTATATTCGGCAAGATATAAATTAG